The Primulina tabacum isolate GXHZ01 chromosome 1, ASM2559414v2, whole genome shotgun sequence genome contains the following window.
ATAATGGAACTTGTTATAAAAAATATGGGAGGCGGCAAGTGGATGTTACTTACCCGTTTGATTTGCCCCATGACATTGTATCCCCCACTGAGCATAAAGTTTACGGTAGCGTCTTCCCACCACGGCAAGAGGCAGTGAAGGCGTCCCACCTGATTGGTTAAAACAGAAACTGTGCTTTGATAAATTGGGATTGAAAATTAagtaaaaacacaaaatattctGTTTCAGGATAATCAACTTACTTCTGTATAGTCGAATATCGTAGATAGGGATATACCCTCGAAAACCAGTAGCTTTGCATACCACCGTATAGGCACACTCTTCAGCACAGAGGCCTGATCAAGATGACACTTTAGATAGCCAGGCAATGAACTTGTAATAATACAACATTTGACAAAATTACAAGAAAAAGAGAAGAAAGAAAAGCAACTAGTCAGATTATATCTAATGAATATAGCTTAAGATGATTGATTTTCGTCAAGAACCAGCTCCTAGAGAAAGATAAAAATGCAAGCATATTACCATCGCATAGGCTAAAGGTTTGGGTAATTTTGTGAGAACCCCCGTCCCATTGACATAAACATTTGCATTAATCAAAACGAGCCTATCGACCTGCAAAAACCTCGTGGAAAGCATCATAAGCATTTAACTTGAGGAACAGGCTATAATTTCAGTGTCGTAGCTCGACAAGATTCCGAATTATCTACCGATGATGCCCCAGATtcaaaaaatccaaagaaattTGATGAGGAAGAAAACTTATACAGCTTCAGGAAAATTGACGGCAAAATCTATTGCAGCAGCTGCACCAAGGCTAGGTCCAACTAAAGTCATTGGTCTTTTGATGTGAGACTTCCATAGCTATTTTGCACGGAAATATAAAAAAGTGAAGTTATATCTCTTTCGATATTCATGCTATTTTAATGCTAAAAATCACATCTTTTCATCAAAAACTAGCAAAGTTACTCGGAAAAATACCTGGTAAAGGTGATATCTTTTAGATGCAACGTTACAAGGTGGGCGGCATTCTAATACAATTAAGAAATAAAAGGTGACAGACAGCATGGCTAATACAATGGTAACGTGTGATGTGAAGGCTGTATAACAAACCTAAATCAGAGAAACCCCATCCAAGAAGATCGATTGCCCAAGCCTCTAAACCAGCATCCTCCAGCAGCGGATATGCACTTCTCCATTCTAAACAAGAGCTGAATAAACAAGGGGAACCATATTCCAGCAACAAGAAAATACATGATTATACTTCATATaggaacaaaataaaaaatctgtGATTGGCTTTCATTGATGCAAACCTATCAAAACAATGGAGAAGAACCACCGGATTGGCAGCGCTTCGCATCGTTGGGGTCACACAGCTACTCATTATGCAACTCTCGGAAAACCCAACCTGTAATTCTCCTTATCATGCGCAATGGTTCATGAGAgtcaaaatataaatcaaatcacaattataGATGTCCGGACGGGAATCTGGGATAACTTGTACAAGTACATAGAGTTTTTTTATTTGGGTAGCGATTTGTGGCCCTGGTGGTCTGCTCCTGAGTAGAGGAGTGGCGCTTTTCGGTGGTGATTGAACGTAAGTACTAAACCAATTGTGCAGAGGAAAACATTAAAAACCAAACGTACAGACTGGGCCATGTTGGACAGTTTTTCACCCCTAAAATCGTCCTCTCAAGCTATCGACCCTTTAAACTTGTAACCAGTTTGCAGAACTACATTGAAATCGAATGCCACGAGGGCAAAAGGAAAATGGGATTATTTTAATCCTCAAGAAGAAGCAAATCTCTGAAAAACATAGAGAGAGAGCTTCTTCACTTTTTTAATAAATTCAAGCAACATTTCAACCCGCCCTCAAGTAAAATCAGTTCCCAGTTCGATAAACATAAAGAAATTCATACCCAACAAGAAGCAGCTTAACAAATGaaatattaaacaaatattGATTAGCAGAACCCATCCTTAATACGGTTCCATGTCAGCCATTTTTTCATGCAATAGCAAAAGTGCGAAGCACAACCTGCACAGGGAGCCTCTGTATCCTCTGAGCCAAATTCCTCGCAAAAGGGTCTCTGATTTTGTGCACTTCCTTCGGCAGAAAAGATGGAAATTCTCCGTTGAGATCGCCAACACACCCGCGATCGCCGCCGCCGCGGCAAGAAAGTCCGAAATCCAGCAGCTTTCCGAGATGGCATTGATACAACGGATATCCCAATGCCCAAGCTCCCACCATTTCTCCTCAAAGCAACCCAAGTGACTTCACCGACTAATTTATAGCGTGTCTACCTTCAAATTAGTATGTACTACCCAAAATACACAGGCAACACCTGTAATTTTGTAACAGTGGAGGTaattgccaaaaaaaaaaaaaaatctttgaaaaaaaaaatagaaaaaggaAATTGGATCATCCTTTATGAAAGCACATGCAAGAAGAAAGTATCGGAAAATGGTATTTAAATTTGGCCTTTAAAGTCCTACTTGAATTTTGTTCCGTTCTGTGATAGAATGCATTGAAACGAGGGAAGCGACTGTTGGAAAATATTGAGttgggtgaaaaataataatgactTGCAAATTTCTTTGGTGGGGTTGTTGAATTTGAGATTTTGTCTCaatttttgggaattaaatTGAGTAGCTGATAGAATCATTTAAAGAATTccattttatgaaaattaatctTTGTAACATAATTGTAaaattgtattaaaaaaaatcacaccACAATACATACATCATGAAAATAATATTGTCTTTTCTTTACCTTTTGTCCATTCTCCGCCGATAATATCTCAAATATtgtgatttgatttttttagtacaattttataaatatatcttGGAAATGACAAATCAAGTTCAAATCTCTATCAAATCAAAGCTCGATAATATTTAACCAGGGTTACATccctaaataaattatttccaTTATTAATCATCTCATGCATTAATATTCAAGGatattatttattgaaaaattaatttaaaaatgctTTCGATAACATAATTAGAAATTGTTAAAGCATGGCACATGAGTTGCTACCAGGCAGTACCAGCCTACCACCATGTCCATATTTGAGTACTTTTTTTAGGGATTGAAAATGTAAAAAGACAGCATTTTtagaaatatttaaatttattttgaaagtgAAATATAGGGAAAAT
Protein-coding sequences here:
- the LOC142548836 gene encoding alpha/beta hydrolase domain-containing protein VTE7-like, yielding MVGAWALGYPLYQCHLGKLLDFGLSCRGGGDRGCVGDLNGEFPSFLPKEVHKIRDPFARNLAQRIQRLPVQVGFSESCIMSSCVTPTMRSAANPVVLLHCFDSSCLEWRSAYPLLEDAGLEAWAIDLLGWGFSDLECRPPCNVASKRYHLYQLWKSHIKRPMTLVGPSLGAAAAIDFAVNFPEAVDRLVLINANVYVNGTGVLTKLPKPLAYAMASVLKSVPIRWYAKLLVFEGISLSTIFDYTEVGRLHCLLPWWEDATVNFMLSGGYNVMGQIKRVKQKVLLISCEHDNIVDNKLAERLQNELPNATIRKISNCGHMPHIEKPNVIAKLIIDFTRGGTNAAIREAETPVSYFVDDKSCKTNRLCRKGE